gaaatttttttgggtttgagtttagtgtaaacctaaagataggtattttttttctcaaaaacaaaaaatgagattGGTTTTGGAGTACTATTGGAATTAATTACCTAtcttattttaagttttagtgTACCTTTGAAGATGGTCTTACAAGATGGTCTTACAATTAACTGAACACatcacataataaaatatttaaatcattaatttaatttcatactcacttatatcatatttaaattttcaccAAATAAATGCTCGAAATGGGATAAATTTTACACTACTTTTATTCCAGAATATCCTATTTATATccgtactatatttttattttgtagcgGAATATTCATGAATATCATTTCTTTTGGaatatactccccccgtccatGAAAATTCATCCCGGTTTGacggaaagtgagttgaaaaagtgagTAGATTGTGAGtcttacttatatatattagttttttaataaaatgtgaatatgaatgaattagtggaatatgaggtccactaccaaaaatgataaaagtgaaatgagataaattttaggaaacggacggaaatgaaataatgagacaaattttggtggacggaggaagtagtaatCCAACACCTAACTTGATTAAATACGCCTAATTAAGTGTACAactagaaaaatgaaaaaaaggaaaaagcaaaaaagaaaaagcaaaatgGTTTTAcgaataaaaattgaattggcCAGGATAAGAAATTTTTCATAATGATAAGAAATTTTGGCTTTTGATTCCACCcgaatatagaaaaaaaatgtcgTCTTCAGCTGCAATCAGAGGTTTTGGTTCATTACTCACCAGATTTTCCAGTGGGGTTTCTGTTAAACCCCTGAGCTCTCTCAGTCCCCACAGTTAAAACCCTTCCGCTTTCTAGATATCGATTTTGCAGCGTATGTCGGATTTGGATTAAcgaattcaatttattatggCACAGGAAATGGTTATTCGATAAGAAATTTATCGTCAATTTCTAGGTGCTCGTGTTCTGGAGATTGGGCTTCGTTTTTAGGGCTTAATCATGGAAGCTGTGAGAGGAAGATCTCAACTCGCGCGCCGCTGTGTATGGGCAGACGATCGAGTAAAATTGCCGGCAGAAAGGTGTTTAATTTAGCCCTGTGATTGTGTGTGGCAATgtgatttttgtgatttatcAATAGGGATTGAAACACATTGATTTCACAGAGATCGTGTTAACAGATTTTTAGGTTAGTCTTGCGCAATTTAGTAATGATTTGCTATCCTTCAATTAATctggaaaaataaaagttacatGTGTATTTTAGGGGAAACGCTAGATTTTACTCTTTATGAATGGAATTCACATTAACATGTAGAAATAAGTCATATTCATAATTGTGTGATGAGATAAGAATCGATTTTAGATTGGAATTGGCTGCTCATCATTGCTCGAATGCTGAAATGTGAACCAGAAAACATGTTTCAGAAAGGAAGCTGCTGATTCTTAGGCTTACTAGAGTTTTGATTGCTATGCCTGTAGCAATGCATGATGTTTGTGAGATCATAGTTATCAAGTAGGCAATGCCGTTAAATTTGCTAGTTGGACTGTCAGTTTAAGCTTAGCCCAGAGGCCGATAAACTATGTAACTATGTGGAGTTAGATTTGATTCTGTATCATATCATATCTGAAAAATTAATGACAACTTGGttctatgattttttttctatttcttcaatGCAGACTCAAAATGATCTTAAGAAGGGGAAGCTGTATGCTAGATTTGGGAAGGAAGTTGTATCTGCGTAAGTTAGTTGCTACAGTTATCGGACGAAATGATATGGCACTTTTCATAACATTTCAGCTATACTCAAAGTGAACTATGAAGAGCACTCATACCTTAAAAATCAACGTGAAGCtacattattcaaatttcatgCACAGTGTTTgccaatttattttcattcatgtTTGTTGTTGATCATGACTGTTTTCACTGTCTCGTAACTCCCATTCTAACCCATGTACAAGAGCCAAGCCATCACAGCCTCATACTTTTGCATAATAGGCATTCGTCTCCTCTATACCTCTTTGCACTTTTTCAAACAACTTCCAAGATTCTTGCTTTtcagtattttaatttagacaATGGATTTTCTTTTGTGAAATTGCAGGGTTAAGAAAGGTGGTGCTAGTCCAGTATCTAATACAGCTTTGGCTGCTCTGTTTGAGAAAGCAAAGGAGCTTGATATACCGAGGGATATATTAGATCGCAACATTAAGAGAGCTTCAGAGAAGGGCCAGGAATCCTACATTGAGAAATTCTATGAGGTGGTCTTGTGTACTACTTGCAGTAGCTGTTTTTCACTCTAGGCATGTCGTAATCATCTCTTACTCACTTTTTTGGAAGATTTGTAATCATAACAAATGAACAAATTATATTCACAGGTCTATGGCTATGGTGGGGTAGGAATGATTGTTCAAGTGCTAACAGATAAAGTAACTAGATCTGTGGCGGCCATTAGGGAGGTCGCGAAGGACTGTGGTGGAAAGATGGCAGATTCTGGATCGATTATGTTCAAGTTTAGACGAGCTAGAGTTGCGACTGTAAAGGCTTCTGATGTTGAGAAAGACGAGCTTCTTATAATAGCCTTAGATGCTGGTGCGGAGGACATAATTGAGCCCTGGATGGATGTAGATAATTCGGAAGAAGATTCTGAAAGGTTTTAGAAACTTTTCTTTGCATACAATTTATGATCATCAATCTTTACATATTTGCTGTATGTGCCATCATTCCTCCCAGTATTGTTTACACATCACTAGGTATGTATAGTTGTTTCCTGATAACAACCAAATGCTCAATATCTTTTTGAACTACACTATTTTGTagtcatattttatcttttactgGTAGCAACGCTTTAGATTCACCCAAGAAACAAGAACTCTCtgtctttctctctctcgtGCATAACATTTGAATCATACTAATTTTCAATGCATATACTGcaagatttattttaatccatctcGTTTTCTTTGTCATAGACACTATAAAATTGTAAGTTCGATGGAGAATTACGCTGCTATATTGGCAAAACTACGCGAGGAAGGAATTGCATTCGAAACTGATGGTGGGTTCGAGCTTATTCCCATAACGCCAGTTGAGGTATGCCAATAAACGATTCCAAATCTGTAATGTATAAAACCCTCATTCAACATCTGATATTATATGACATCTCTGCTGCTCTAGACCTGAAGACTTCTTTCTCGTAGTTTCAAGTGTCTGATCCCAGTGTAGGATTACAGTACTTATCGTTCTTGGTTGCAGGTTGATGACGAGGCTATGGAGTTAAACAAGGAGCTGGCGTCCAAACTGCTTGAGCTGGATGATGTCGATGCAGTATATACAGATCAGAAATGATTTTGACCTTCTACGTATCTTTGAGCTGGtccttttcttctccttcagCTGCTCAGCATTCAAACTGAGATTTTGGGGCTGTGAGTTTTACGGGCTCGTCGTGTTTGCTCTCCAATGTGCAAATTCCGGCGGTTGCCAGATGAGTTTGCTATATCTGCCAGAATATTCAGTGAAGGCTCATTATTTCATAGTGATATATTTACTgatttgagaaagaaaaataaaataaacaaataatggCATTACATTTTTGTTGCATCTTTATTTTTAGCATTACTCAAAAATTTTGTTGTACGATAGtagctaattttttttactaatttatctctttttctttgaatatCTAATTACTAATTGGGCCTTTTGTGTTGAGAGTTGAAATGGGCCCATTTTTATGTTGAGAgttggaaaatataaaatggcatgaaaaatactagtactactttaGGAAAGTATTAAAATACCATAGCTAcataattcttttatttgagaactaaatataattaacaattcaccgttttattttgtcaccctataatttatttcttctttaacATTTATTCAGAGCCCAAATAGTTTGGATTGTGAAATGTAGAACTTTTCAAACAACCCACtagaaacaatttttttttcagatgcTATTTTTAGCAATAAATTATACTCAAAATATTCCACAATTCCTAAATATTGAGAGCctagtttatgattttatattgaGGGTGTTACAAATCTGATAAGTATGTTGGGTCATTTATCACATTATAGTATTTCATTAgtatgtaattaaaataattgagaaaaaagtgATGAATTACCAATTAAAGTCTATAATCAAGATTCAAGAGTACAAACCATGATGATTTAGTTTCATTAGgcatcaaatttaaatccaagaaCAAGTTGCCATAAGagtattgaaaaaaaaaaaaagatctaCACATATCtcgttgatattttattattcactaCGTGAATACCTCTCATACcacacaaatataaataaaatagcaatATCAATGCgacaagatattagaaaaataatggacatagctccaaagaaagaaaaagaagacaaaacCAAAcccatttctctctctctaaaaacaACAACATTATAATGTGCAACTGATCACTTTGAATGGCTTTTCATTTGTCTGCATTCTCAAAAGTCATCATATCTTTGCTGTAGGTTCCATATATCAAAACCAATCTCAAATATAATGGACAAAATTTGAATGCAAATtcaacaagaaataaaattggaaaaaatgcATAGATCGACTGTAATGATTCTGATAGATTTTGAGTCAGACATCAAAAAGTTATGTGgtccatttttttttgccacattAATTCTACAATGAGACCACTAAATATGTAAAAGTCGATCATAGTTGAATTTCAGTGGTGCATACGCACTATTTTTAGCGTAACACCTTTTTAGTTGAACTTTTACACATATTGATTCAAAATCGAATTTGTACATTAGTATACAACATCCAAAGTCATGGTGCCGACAAGGGCGGACGCAGAAAATTGTTTGTTACGAgctatatattctattttaatatttgaaattttgtgacaataaatttatcatgTTTATTATTGTGACGATAGAGGCTTTTTCACTAagaatatcataaaatatcaaaagtttaagatttataaacaaataaaaattatttctgtAGCTTTGGAGGGGCTCAAACCCTCCTTGGGTGTAGGTCAGTCCACCGGTGACCGTCAGTGACAATGCCAAGATTTTGACGTTGGAGGCCCGGGCCACTGTCAATGGTCATAAAGACTATCACGAGGAGATTCGTAACTACAATAgtgtgcactattttttcaaaatatataaataaaaactttgataggtttgttttgttttatttttatttctataaattatcatcatttttagCATACAACTCTTGCtcaatgattttattttatcctataaTGAACTCATACTCGTAAAAATCAAGACAAAACTGTCACATATATATCTCTCTCAACATGGGCTTCATTTTGCATGTCTCTCTCAAGTTGAAGTTTTTACCCTCTCATTTCCGACAACTTAGCCTTATAGCACTATAAcctaatgtttttttttcttgcagACTGACACCACTCATCTTCAGTTGCTATCATTCATGCTTGTAGACAGtgaattactataaattttcaccaaatttttgtgttttttacCCTCACACATTGATGttgaaaattagggttttttttcGTTCACTCATACGCGTTGTCTGAAGACGCGTATTGATGATAGTGAAACGCGAGATGTAACACGATCTGCGTAGGGTTGATGTGTtgggaaaaatatattttaatttttgagaaTTTGAATAGTGTGGAGAGATTGGACATTTGGGAAAACACACAATGAAAAACAGTGAGAACATTTAatactttcatattttatgttataagGGTGAAGAAGGGATAATAGTGGTAACTCAAGTTACCTATCTTTAGTAAATATAACTGAACATGATGGggatttttaataattgtgtCGTTCATATAGTTGAATTCTATTTATTCaatgagaaaagataaatgtacataaattgtacatctatataatagtaatccttaaattttt
The genomic region above belongs to Salvia hispanica cultivar TCC Black 2014 chromosome 3, UniMelb_Shisp_WGS_1.0, whole genome shotgun sequence and contains:
- the LOC125212292 gene encoding probable transcriptional regulatory protein At2g25830: MSSSAAIRGFGSLLTRFSSGVSVKPLSSLSPHRNGYSIRNLSSISRCSCSGDWASFLGLNHGSCERKISTRAPLCMGRRSSKIAGRKTQNDLKKGKLYARFGKEVVSAVKKGGASPVSNTALAALFEKAKELDIPRDILDRNIKRASEKGQESYIEKFYEVYGYGGVGMIVQVLTDKVTRSVAAIREVAKDCGGKMADSGSIMFKFRRARVATVKASDVEKDELLIIALDAGAEDIIEPWMDVDNSEEDSERHYKIVSSMENYAAILAKLREEGIAFETDGGFELIPITPVEVDDEAMELNKELASKLLELDDVDAVYTDQK